The following proteins are co-located in the Polystyrenella longa genome:
- the rplJ gene encoding 50S ribosomal protein L10, translated as MSKRVKGMIIDEIQGRIDGHSDMLVVDVSRLDAITTNKWRLALQGKDIEALSVKNSLARVALERKGITGLGEVLNGSSTLIWGGEDIVALSKEIAKWGKELKELDILGGTVEGETLDTAGVEALSKSPSREEILSTISGLLLSPGAQISAALLGPGSALGSQIKSKSEEEE; from the coding sequence ATGAGTAAACGTGTCAAAGGCATGATTATCGATGAGATTCAAGGTCGCATCGATGGTCACAGCGATATGCTCGTCGTGGACGTGTCCCGATTGGATGCGATCACAACGAATAAATGGCGCTTGGCGCTGCAGGGTAAGGATATTGAAGCCCTGTCCGTCAAAAACTCACTGGCCCGAGTAGCCCTGGAAAGAAAAGGGATTACAGGACTTGGTGAAGTATTGAATGGTTCCTCAACATTGATCTGGGGTGGCGAAGATATCGTTGCCCTGTCAAAAGAGATCGCGAAATGGGGTAAAGAGTTAAAGGAACTCGACATTCTCGGTGGAACAGTTGAGGGGGAAACCCTTGATACTGCCGGTGTCGAAGCCTTGAGTAAGAGTCCAAGTCGTGAGGAAATTCTTTCGACTATCTCGGGTCTTCTTCTTAGTCCGGGTGCTCAAATATCCGCCGCTTTGCTGGGACCAGGTTCTGCCCTTGGCAGCCAGATCAAATCGAAATCAGAAGAAGAGGAATAA
- the rplA gene encoding 50S ribosomal protein L1 — translation MAAKSKRMKYLAEQVDKAGSLNLSGAVDCLKGLEESLPNTIKPCRYDQTVQMAVRLGVDPRQADQIVRGSIVLPHGIGKTQTVLVFAQGDNAAAAEEAGADFVGAKDLADKVKDGWTGFDVAIATPDMMGLVGPLGRVLGPRGLMPSPRAGTVTTDVATTVKDYKAGKVEFRCDNAGNVHCVIGKISFSNDQLRDNASALLEFINQLRPTAAKGVYVRNVALSASKSPGIQVSV, via the coding sequence ATGGCTGCTAAATCTAAACGTATGAAATATCTCGCCGAACAGGTGGATAAAGCGGGTTCGCTTAATCTGTCCGGTGCAGTTGACTGTTTAAAAGGGTTGGAAGAATCGCTTCCAAATACGATTAAACCCTGTCGCTACGATCAGACCGTCCAGATGGCGGTTCGTCTGGGAGTTGATCCTCGCCAGGCTGATCAAATCGTCCGTGGATCTATCGTGTTGCCGCACGGTATCGGGAAAACCCAGACGGTCCTTGTCTTCGCTCAGGGCGATAATGCCGCAGCGGCGGAAGAGGCTGGAGCTGATTTTGTTGGGGCCAAAGATTTGGCTGACAAAGTCAAAGATGGCTGGACCGGATTTGACGTCGCGATTGCCACACCGGACATGATGGGCCTGGTTGGTCCACTCGGACGGGTTTTGGGTCCACGAGGCCTGATGCCTTCACCCCGAGCGGGAACCGTTACCACAGACGTGGCTACGACAGTTAAAGACTACAAAGCAGGAAAAGTGGAGTTTCGTTGTGACAATGCCGGCAACGTGCATTGCGTGATCGGAAAGATTTCTTTCTCCAACGATCAGCTTCGAGATAACGCATCGGCATTGCTTGAATTCATCAATCAGCTTCGGCCGACTGCTGCTAAAGGGGTCTACGTGAGAAACGTGGCTCTGTCTGCTTCCAAGTCACCTGGAATTCAGGTTTCTGTATAA
- the rplK gene encoding 50S ribosomal protein L11, with protein MAKQVVTEIKVQVPGGQATPAPPVGTALGPHGVNIGQFVQQFNDQTRELNGMICPTVITVFNDRSFTFVIKSPPAAVLLKQAAKIAKGSGSPKDTKVGTVTKEQVLEIAKTKYEDLNAGSLEQASKIIEGTARSMGLEVAK; from the coding sequence ATGGCTAAACAGGTTGTTACAGAGATCAAAGTTCAAGTTCCCGGTGGACAAGCCACTCCCGCACCTCCCGTGGGTACGGCACTTGGGCCGCACGGGGTGAACATCGGCCAGTTCGTACAGCAGTTCAATGATCAGACTCGTGAATTGAATGGTATGATCTGCCCGACTGTGATCACCGTATTTAACGATCGTTCTTTCACATTCGTGATCAAAAGCCCGCCGGCTGCAGTTCTGCTTAAGCAGGCTGCGAAAATCGCTAAAGGTTCCGGTAGTCCCAAAGACACAAAAGTGGGAACGGTTACTAAAGAGCAGGTTCTCGAAATTGCGAAAACCAAATACGAAGACCTGAACGCTGGAAGTCTCGAACAAGCCTCGAAGATTATTGAGGGAACAGCCCGCAGTATGGGACTGGAAGTTGCCAAGTAG
- the nusG gene encoding transcription termination/antitermination protein NusG — MIITLCVGRTGDLSQAQGLVMDEQNTSDEATSSGQEKMLWYVLKVQSNREKSIREALLKRIKREDLQEFFGEIVVPTEKVAETKNGKKKITERKLYPGYIMVNMTLTDDTWYLIRDTNGVGDFTGAAGKPMPMQQEEIDRMMGREEDKELEPAKLEIGFTPSETVKVNEGSFQNFEGVIDSIDEASGKITVLIEIFGRSTSVELEYWQLEKV, encoded by the coding sequence GTGATTATCACTCTGTGCGTAGGTCGCACGGGTGATCTTTCCCAGGCTCAGGGGCTGGTAATGGACGAACAAAACACTTCAGACGAGGCAACATCTTCCGGTCAGGAAAAGATGTTATGGTACGTTCTGAAGGTTCAGAGTAACCGGGAAAAATCGATCAGAGAGGCATTGCTGAAGCGAATTAAGCGGGAAGACCTGCAGGAATTCTTCGGCGAGATTGTAGTTCCAACGGAAAAGGTTGCAGAGACCAAGAACGGTAAGAAAAAAATCACGGAGCGAAAGCTCTATCCGGGTTACATCATGGTTAACATGACTCTGACGGATGATACCTGGTACTTGATCCGCGATACAAATGGAGTGGGCGATTTCACCGGTGCCGCTGGCAAGCCAATGCCAATGCAGCAGGAAGAAATTGACCGGATGATGGGTCGCGAAGAGGATAAAGAGCTTGAACCGGCCAAATTGGAGATTGGCTTCACCCCAAGTGAGACGGTGAAAGTGAATGAAGGTTCATTCCAGAACTTCGAAGGAGTCATTGACAGTATTGATGAAGCGAGCGGTAAAATCACCGTTTTGATCGAAATCTTCGGTCGATCGACTTCTGTCGAGCTGGAATACTGGCAACTCGAAAAAGTATAA
- the secE gene encoding preprotein translocase subunit SecE — MSSLVGFGQYKRNQGRWTRLITSWSVVLILFAGAWVASKQLTPNDWTESMQAALAFGLLVPIAWFGFRLTQYPRFADFLIAVEAEMAKVSWPGREELKRSTVVVIVTMVLLAAFLLVCDLFWQWVLTALGVR; from the coding sequence ATGTCCAGCCTGGTTGGGTTCGGTCAATATAAACGCAATCAGGGTCGATGGACTCGCCTGATCACAAGTTGGTCAGTCGTTCTGATTCTGTTCGCTGGGGCTTGGGTTGCGTCAAAGCAGCTGACACCAAATGACTGGACTGAGTCAATGCAGGCGGCATTGGCGTTCGGGTTGTTGGTCCCTATTGCTTGGTTCGGCTTTCGTTTGACTCAATATCCTCGATTTGCAGATTTTCTTATTGCAGTCGAGGCGGAAATGGCCAAGGTAAGCTGGCCCGGTCGGGAAGAACTTAAACGATCAACAGTTGTTGTGATTGTCACAATGGTTCTGTTGGCGGCATTTCTGCTCGTGTGTGACCTCTTCTGGCAGTGGGTATTGACGGCGTTAGGTGTTCGTTAG
- the rpmG gene encoding 50S ribosomal protein L33, translated as MAREYVWLECTESGMRNYRVSKETRGTERLELMKYCPRLRKHTLHKESRKK; from the coding sequence ATGGCCCGCGAATATGTCTGGCTGGAATGTACTGAGAGTGGCATGCGGAATTATCGTGTTTCCAAAGAGACTCGGGGAACCGAGCGTTTGGAGCTGATGAAATATTGTCCGAGATTGCGCAAACATACATTGCACAAGGAATCTCGTAAGAAATAA
- the tuf gene encoding elongation factor Tu, translated as MAKEVFERTKPHVNVGTIGHIDHGKTTLTAALLSVQAAKGLANFKSYADIAKGGTVRDETKTVTIAVSHVEYESPTRHYAHIDCPGHADYVKNMITGAAQMDGAILVVSAADGPMPQTREHILLARQVNVPQLVVFLNKCDLVDDEELLELVEMEVRDLLNKYDFPGDDITIVRGNAKGALDNPDKDEFSNCITELVAALDSDIPEPAREADKPFLMAVEDVFSIAGRGTVVTGRIEQGVCTVGDKIHIIGLKDTAETTCTGVEMFNKTLNQGMAGDNVGVLLRGTKKEDVERGQVLAKPGSITPHTKFEGEVYVLSKDEGGRHTPFFSGYRPQFYFRTTDVTGSTNLLDNVEMCMPGDNVKVEVELGKPVALVQGSRFAIREGGRTVGSGVVTKIVE; from the coding sequence ATGGCTAAGGAAGTTTTTGAGCGAACTAAGCCACACGTTAACGTTGGTACTATTGGCCACATTGACCACGGTAAAACCACTCTAACTGCTGCTCTTCTATCGGTTCAGGCTGCCAAAGGCCTGGCTAACTTCAAAAGTTATGCCGATATCGCTAAGGGGGGTACCGTTCGAGATGAAACGAAAACTGTGACGATCGCTGTGAGCCACGTTGAATACGAATCGCCGACCCGTCACTATGCCCACATCGATTGTCCGGGCCACGCTGACTACGTCAAGAACATGATTACTGGTGCTGCCCAGATGGACGGAGCGATTCTTGTCGTTTCTGCTGCTGACGGCCCCATGCCTCAGACTCGTGAGCATATCCTGCTCGCTCGTCAGGTGAACGTCCCTCAGTTGGTCGTCTTCCTCAACAAATGTGACCTCGTCGACGACGAAGAGTTGCTTGAGTTGGTTGAAATGGAAGTACGCGACCTGTTGAACAAGTACGACTTCCCCGGCGACGACATCACCATTGTGCGTGGAAACGCCAAAGGTGCTCTGGATAATCCCGATAAAGACGAGTTCAGCAACTGCATCACCGAATTGGTGGCTGCATTGGACTCTGACATTCCTGAGCCTGCTCGTGAAGCGGACAAGCCATTCCTGATGGCTGTTGAAGACGTCTTCTCGATCGCTGGTCGTGGAACCGTGGTTACGGGTCGTATTGAGCAGGGTGTCTGTACCGTTGGTGACAAGATTCATATCATCGGGCTGAAAGACACTGCTGAAACGACCTGTACCGGTGTTGAAATGTTCAACAAAACTTTGAATCAGGGAATGGCTGGCGACAACGTCGGTGTCCTGCTTCGTGGAACTAAAAAAGAAGATGTTGAGCGTGGCCAGGTTCTGGCTAAGCCCGGTTCCATCACTCCTCACACTAAGTTCGAGGGTGAAGTTTACGTCCTGAGTAAAGATGAAGGTGGACGTCACACTCCATTCTTCTCTGGTTACCGTCCTCAGTTCTACTTCCGTACTACGGACGTGACTGGCTCCACGAATCTGCTCGACAACGTCGAGATGTGTATGCCTGGTGACAACGTCAAAGTTGAAGTTGAGCTTGGAAAACCAGTTGCTCTGGTTCAGGGAAGTCGCTTCGCTATTCGTGAAGGTGGTCGTACCGTCGGTTCCGGCGTTGTAACGAAAATCGTCGAGTAG